The genomic segment GACCGTCTGAGGAAGTTACCCATATTTCTGGTATTCGAATTGCCCCGGAGGGCGTGCGTGTAATGAACCCAGCCTTCGACGTGACTCCAGCCGAATATGTGACCGCTATCATCACCGAGCGCGGCATCCTAAAGCCGCCATATGAGGAAAGCCTAGCAATTGGGAGGAGGTAATAAACTATTGTTGTAATTACTGTATCTTATAATTACAATAGCTCACAGAGAGGAGCTGACGCCATGTCTGAACAGCTTTTAAAGAACCTAATTCGAGATATACCCGATTTCCCTAAGCCGGGGATAATCTTCAAAGATATCACCCCAGTCCTATTGCATCCACAAGCATTTACTGAGGTTATACAAAGGATGGCTGACTTTGCCAGAGAGAAAAAGGCAGAGGCAATCGTTGGTATTGAGTCAAGGGGTTTTATGTTCGGGACTCCAATTGCGCTAGAGCTAGGCGTTGGGTTTATCCCCGTGCGGAAACTAGGCAAACTCCCACATGAAACAATCCAGTGCGAGTATGCCTTGGAATATGGGACAAACGTAGTCGAGATGCATCGTGATGCAATTGTTCCTGGACAGCGAGTAGTAATTGTGGATGATTTATTGGCAACGGGCGGCACTGCGGCGGCTTCGGTGAAGCTCGTTGAGGAGCTTGGCGGAAAAGTTGCTGGCCTTGTCTTCCTTGTAGAGCTTACTTTCCTTCGTGGTCGAGATCAACTCAAAGGCTATGATGTGAAAAGCTTTGTAACTTACTGATATAAATCGCTCGATTCTTGTTATCGTCCATGGTAAAAAAGACACAACGGCGCTAGAAAAGTCGGCTAGAGCCGGGCATTGAAACAATAGCAACAGTTTGGGGTGGCAGAATGCTCGAACGCATATTCCGACTCAAAGAAAGAAACACTGACATAAGAACCGAGGTAATTGCCGGCTTAACTACGTTTATGACCATGGCGTATATTATCTTCGTCAACCCGAGCATACTTCAGGCAGCCGGGCTACCCCTTGTCCCAACTATCGCGGCCACTGCCCTTGCTGCTGCAATCCCAACACTTTTGATGGGGTTCTACACAAACTACCCCTTTGCGCTAGCAAGCGGAATGGGCTTAAACGCTGTGCTCGCCTATTCGGTTGTAAAGGGCATGAATATCCCATGGCAGACAGCCATGGGAATTGTTTTTGTTGAGGGAGCAATCATTACAATTCTAGTGCTTACCCGAATTCGCGAGTCCGTTATGCATGCTATCCCTCTAAGCTTAAAGCGAGCAATTGGGGTTGGAATTGGACTTCTAATCGCATATATCGGCATGCAGCAAGCCGGCTGGGTAATTGGAGACTCAGCGACGCTAACAAGCTTTGGTTCTTTTCGAAACACCGGCACGTTAGTTTCGACATGCGGCTTAGTTATCATGCTTGTGCTCATGGCTCGGCGAATTAAAGGATCTATACTTCTCGGGATTTTAATCACCACCGGCATTGCCATCGCCGCCGGAATTGGTAAGATACCCGATAAGCTAATCGCCCCTCCAGACTTTTCGACGTTTGCAAAGCTGGACATCTTGGGGGCGTTGAATCTCAGCTTAGTTGCAACGATATTTGCTTTTCTAATCACTGACTTCTTTGACACCATGGGCACAGTAATCGCAGTTGGAGGCGAAGCAGGCTATCTGACCCCTGATGGACGCCTTCCGCGCCTGAACCGAGTGCTCCTTGTGGATTCACTTGCGGCAGTGTGGGGTTCGATATGTAGTGCAAGCTCAGTAACTACCTATATTGAAAGCGCTTCTGGAGTTTCGACGGGCGGCCGAACTGGGCTGACTGCAGTGGTTGTAGGCGTTCTATTCCTGCTTGCCGTGTTCTTTGCACCAGCAATCAGCATTGTTCCCGCCGTAGCAACCGCGCCAGCGCTCATAGTCGTTGGCTTTCTTTTAATGGCTGTAGTCTGCGAGATTCCATTCGGCAACTTAGAGGAATCGTTCCCAGCATTCCTAACCATCCTCGTAATCCCTCTCACACTAAGCATATCGCGAGGAATCGGATACGGATTCATTGCCTACACTCTAGTTAAGCTGATGGTTGGGAAGTGGAGGGAATTGCACCCTTTGATGGTTGTTGTTTCCGCCCTATTCGCCCTAAGCTTCGCCTTGCAGAAATAAGCTAAGCGATTGTTCGCCGAAATAGCCATCGCCATGCCGTCACCAGCCTAGTGTGATGTTTCTGCGCGTTTCTTCTAGAAGCTGCTGCACCTTAACGGGGCTACCTGTTTTGCTACTTTTGATTGCCGCGAAGATTAGCGCAACCGACTGGAGATTGTCCTCCACATTTGTTTCCATTGGTTCGCCGCCGTCGAGCCAACGCACGAATTTCTCAATAAGCCATGTATTTGCCCATTTTGGCTGCTCGATGAGCGGTATTGTTTCGCCTGTGCCTTCATCCGAATATGAACCAGATGGGTTGTACCAAAATCGCTCAATCCGGCGGTGGTTTAGGATAATAGTTGCCTTCTCGCATTCGGCGCGAATGTATTCCTGGCCCCAGCCATTGAGCCCCGTAGCATTGGTCTTGGCACCCTCATAGAAAGCGCGCGCTCCGTTTTGAAAAGACATCATAACAAGACCTTGGGAGTCACCAGCAAATTCACCCCACGGCGGATTCCAGGTCTGTGCGTAAATAGTATCGCACTTTGCCCCAGCTAGGTCTGCAAGTATGTCGAGATGGTGAACAGCTCCTTCAACCATTAGGGTGTCGGGTATTTCATGACGGAATTTGCCCCAGCTTCCAAACCGCCGGCAATCACATGTGAATCGGCAAATTAAATAGTCAAGCTGGCCATACTGCCCCGACCTAAGCTCCTGCCGAAGAGTAGTCTTGTCTTGGTCAAAGCGGTGGCTCATGGTAACGCCCATTTTCTTTCCTGCGCGTTTGACTTTTTCGGCAATGCGGACGGATGCTTCCAAGGTGTCTGCGATTGGCTTCTCGGATAGTATATGCATATCATGAGCAAGCGCCACGTCGACTATATCCTCGTGAAATGCCGGTGGTACGACTATAGTGCAGAAATCGGCAGGGTTTTCGCCGAACGCTTTTTTAATATCGGTATAGCACCTATCCTCTGGCAAACCAAGATGCTCACGAGCATTTAATAAAGCTTCCGAATTAATATCCACAGCAGCTACTACTTCAACAAGTCCTTCTTTGATGTTTGGTGGGAGAAATACTTTGCACCACCAGGCACCAAAGCCTCCCGTGCCAACTTGAATCATCTTGTAAGCCATTTTCTCCTCCTTTGAAGACCAATATATTCAAATGCACAAGCCCTATAATTTGTGGTCCTCTTCTTCCACATTAATATGACCAATGCATTTGTCGCCATTTAGGAATTCTATGCGCCCATTGGAGTAGCGCAATTTAATTTTGCCCTCACCGTCTAAAGCTATGGCATTCCCATGCATTTGAATGCCAACGTCAAACTTCGCAGGCAGGTCAATCCCAATCGAACCGCTGCTTTCAAGCGATATTTGCTTTTCAAAGATAGCACCTGGGCCTGAGCCATTATTCTTGATGACAATGCCGCTCTGGCATGGATTTGGTCCACAAGCCATGACATTGACGCCATACAATACCGTCTGCTCTGAGCCTGCATAAAGATTGCTCATTTCAACATTAACGCCTAGACCAACCATTGGAGCATTGCTGAAAACTTCCGAATGAAGACCACAAGACCAACCCCTACCGTTTTTATGCAGGCGAGAACAGATTACACAAGCATCTCCTTCGACATGATGAGTGGTCAAGTGAGAATAAATTGTCCAAGGATAAGACTTTGTGCCCTTTTCTTCATGCATTAGGGACAGGATTTCGTGAGTCATAGCCCGCCCGTTATTGTTATCCGAGCGCTCAAAGCGAATCATTGTATCAAGCGGCTCAATAGGCGGCCGTCCTTTATATACACAGGTTTTGAGCACCTCCCCTTCGGTTTCTAATCCAGAAGAATTCTCCTCGGCCAGCACGCGCCTGCCAATGAGTCCACCTAATAATGCCAGCAAGCCTTTCAATATAAAACCACGGCGATTTTTCGAACTGTCACTCATCATTAATCACTCCTTAGTTCGGCGAACCAACCTTGGACGGCAGTCGTCAGCTCTTCTACGAGGGACGGATGCTTATCTGCTAGATTGGTCTTTTCGCCAGGGTCTGTCTCTAGATTAGAAAGATGAACAGCATCGGGCTGGGTTTGGTTGAAATCAAGCTTGCCATTCAGCACGAGCTTCCACTCTCCCTGTCGAACTGCAAGTTGGCCATCATACTCCCAAAAGAGCCGATGATGTGGGGACTTTGCACCTTCGACTACCATCTGCCGGATACTTATGCCGTCAATACTTCGGCCAGCTGGGAGCTTACCGCCAGCAAATTCAATGAATGTCGGAAAGATGTCCATCATTGCGCCTACTTCGTGGCAAACTTTTCCTGCTGGAATGCGGCCAGGTGCGCTCATGATTGCCGGCATGCGTATTCCTCCCTCGAAAAGGCTCCCCTTGTGTCCGCGAAAGATTCCCGCACTGCCGCCGAGATATGGATCAACCCTGCCATCGAGCCAATTGCGGGTCTCATTAGATGGTCCATTGTCGCTTGAGAAAAAGATTACGGTATTCTCATGTTGACCCGCCTGCTTGAGCGCTTTGACTATCTCGCCGACTCCATCATCCACAGCGGCAATCATAGCGGCCATGATTCGGCGGTCGGGAGGCATGTTAGAAAAGCGGTCAAGATACTTTTTAGGCGCATGCATTGGATAGTGCGGTGCGCTGTAAGGCACATAGAGGAAAAACGGCTGGTTGCTTTGATGCTTGATAAACTCCACTGCTTTCTCGGTGATTAACTCAGTTAGATAGCGCCCATTTTCCCACACCTCTCTGTCGTTGTGCCAAAGGTCGTGCACGGGATTTTCGCCGCGTCCCTGGCCCCAGTAGTAAATATGCGAATAGTAATCAACACAGCCAGCCAGAAACCCAAAAAACTCATCAAACCCATGAGCATTTGGCCGGTATTCTTCTGCCGTGCCAAGATGCCATTTGCCGAAAATCGCTGTTCGATACCCGAGGGGCTTCAGGGCTGTTGCCAACGTAACCTCTGTTGGCGGAAGGCCAGCCAAACCCCGCTTCCCGCCGAGAATACGAGGAACTCCGGCGCGCATTGGATAGCGGCCGGTCAGCAAAGATGCGCGAGATGGAGAACATACAGGGGAATTCGAATACCAATTTGTAAAGCGTACGCCGCTTTTAGCAAGAGAATCTAGGTTTGGAGTTTTCGCCTCCTTCGACCCGAAGCACCCCAAGTCGCCATATCCCAGGTCGTCGCAGTAGATAATAACAAAGTTGGGCTTCTTTGCAGCAGGCTCTTTTGCAAAAGGCATACCGATACCTCCGATTCCAACGGCGACTGCCGCGGACGATTTGAGAAATTCCCGCCTAGTTACTTTTTGCTCTAACATGACTAATTTTCCTTGCAAAGCGAAGCAATTAATATACCCTTAAGATTCGCCAAACTGCTTTCACCTTCATAATTTAAGGGGTTCACGCCGCTAACCAGAATAAATATCAAGCAGTTAATTATTGCATGCAAGGGAGTTATGTGTTCGGTTGGGGAATGCAAGATGGTCCTAGGAAAAAATATATCAGCATTCAACTGGAAAATGTTGATTGGGATTTGGAATCTACTCACAAGGCTCCTCTTCTCCCTTTTGGGCCTTTTTTCCTTCTCATTAGGCAAGGGAGAAGAGAAGCCTATATTGCGAACGACAGGGGCTAACCCGCGGACGCTGCTTCACCGCCTGTTAGAATTGCGGGAGGCACAAAGACACGCGTGGCAAGCTCACGATCAATTATCAGCAAACCGCCAGGTGCATCGCCTGTTAACTTGAGTTGCTGGAGAATGTCCGCTGGGTTTTTCTCCTCTTCTACCTGTTCGGTTACAAACCACTGAAGCATGGCATTTGAGGCAAAATCCTTTTCTTCCAGCGCAAGGTTCACCAAATCATTAATCATTGCGGTAACCTTTTGCTCGTGTTTGAGG from the Armatimonadota bacterium genome contains:
- a CDS encoding adenine phosphoribosyltransferase: MSEQLLKNLIRDIPDFPKPGIIFKDITPVLLHPQAFTEVIQRMADFAREKKAEAIVGIESRGFMFGTPIALELGVGFIPVRKLGKLPHETIQCEYALEYGTNVVEMHRDAIVPGQRVVIVDDLLATGGTAAASVKLVEELGGKVAGLVFLVELTFLRGRDQLKGYDVKSFVTY
- a CDS encoding NCS2 family permease, producing MLERIFRLKERNTDIRTEVIAGLTTFMTMAYIIFVNPSILQAAGLPLVPTIAATALAAAIPTLLMGFYTNYPFALASGMGLNAVLAYSVVKGMNIPWQTAMGIVFVEGAIITILVLTRIRESVMHAIPLSLKRAIGVGIGLLIAYIGMQQAGWVIGDSATLTSFGSFRNTGTLVSTCGLVIMLVLMARRIKGSILLGILITTGIAIAAGIGKIPDKLIAPPDFSTFAKLDILGALNLSLVATIFAFLITDFFDTMGTVIAVGGEAGYLTPDGRLPRLNRVLLVDSLAAVWGSICSASSVTTYIESASGVSTGGRTGLTAVVVGVLFLLAVFFAPAISIVPAVATAPALIVVGFLLMAVVCEIPFGNLEESFPAFLTILVIPLTLSISRGIGYGFIAYTLVKLMVGKWRELHPLMVVVSALFALSFALQK
- a CDS encoding Gfo/Idh/MocA family oxidoreductase, whose protein sequence is MAYKMIQVGTGGFGAWWCKVFLPPNIKEGLVEVVAAVDINSEALLNAREHLGLPEDRCYTDIKKAFGENPADFCTIVVPPAFHEDIVDVALAHDMHILSEKPIADTLEASVRIAEKVKRAGKKMGVTMSHRFDQDKTTLRQELRSGQYGQLDYLICRFTCDCRRFGSWGKFRHEIPDTLMVEGAVHHLDILADLAGAKCDTIYAQTWNPPWGEFAGDSQGLVMMSFQNGARAFYEGAKTNATGLNGWGQEYIRAECEKATIILNHRRIERFWYNPSGSYSDEGTGETIPLIEQPKWANTWLIEKFVRWLDGGEPMETNVEDNLQSVALIFAAIKSSKTGSPVKVQQLLEETRRNITLGW
- a CDS encoding sulfatase-like hydrolase/transferase, with amino-acid sequence MPFAKEPAAKKPNFVIIYCDDLGYGDLGCFGSKEAKTPNLDSLAKSGVRFTNWYSNSPVCSPSRASLLTGRYPMRAGVPRILGGKRGLAGLPPTEVTLATALKPLGYRTAIFGKWHLGTAEEYRPNAHGFDEFFGFLAGCVDYYSHIYYWGQGRGENPVHDLWHNDREVWENGRYLTELITEKAVEFIKHQSNQPFFLYVPYSAPHYPMHAPKKYLDRFSNMPPDRRIMAAMIAAVDDGVGEIVKALKQAGQHENTVIFFSSDNGPSNETRNWLDGRVDPYLGGSAGIFRGHKGSLFEGGIRMPAIMSAPGRIPAGKVCHEVGAMMDIFPTFIEFAGGKLPAGRSIDGISIRQMVVEGAKSPHHRLFWEYDGQLAVRQGEWKLVLNGKLDFNQTQPDAVHLSNLETDPGEKTNLADKHPSLVEELTTAVQGWFAELRSD
- a CDS encoding ferritin is translated as MLSQRMLDALNKQINAEMYSGYLYLSMSAYYQSIGLPGFANWFFVQNQEEQAHAQIIYNHVIDRGGRVILKAIEAPPTDWSGPIAPFEDALKHEQKVTAMINDLVNLALEEKDFASNAMLQWFVTEQVEEEKNPADILQQLKLTGDAPGGLLIIDRELATRVFVPPAILTGGEAASAG